One stretch of Rhizobium rhizoryzae DNA includes these proteins:
- a CDS encoding NADH-quinone oxidoreductase subunit C: MSEALNDFAAYVNEARPGLVASSAIAYDELTLNTTPENLIALLTFLRDDVQARYVNLVDIAGVDWPKRARRFDVVYHLLSPSQNARIRVKVQCGEDEAVPSACAVYPGADWFEREAWDLYGILFTGHPDLRRILTDYGFEGHPLRKDFPLTGFVEVRYDDGAKRVVYEPVQLRQEFRNFDFLSPWEGTDYVLPGDEKAKV, encoded by the coding sequence ATGAGTGAGGCCCTGAACGACTTCGCGGCTTATGTGAACGAGGCTCGACCTGGCTTGGTCGCGTCTTCGGCTATCGCATATGATGAGTTGACGCTCAACACGACACCGGAAAACCTGATCGCGCTGTTGACGTTCCTGCGTGACGATGTGCAGGCACGTTACGTCAACCTCGTAGATATCGCCGGCGTCGACTGGCCGAAGCGTGCGCGTCGCTTCGATGTCGTCTATCATCTGCTTTCGCCAAGCCAGAATGCGCGCATTCGCGTCAAGGTGCAGTGCGGAGAAGATGAAGCGGTCCCATCGGCATGCGCAGTCTACCCGGGTGCAGACTGGTTCGAGCGGGAAGCGTGGGATCTCTACGGCATTTTGTTTACAGGTCACCCGGATCTTCGTCGTATCCTGACCGATTACGGCTTCGAAGGTCATCCTCTCCGCAAGGATTTCCCGCTGACTGGCTTCGTCGAAGTTCGCTATGATGATGGTGCAAAGCGTGTCGTTTACGAGCCGGTGCAACTGCGCCAGGAGTTTCGTAATTTCGATTTCCTGAGTCCCTGGGAAGGTACGGACTACGTGCTTCCCGGCGACGAGAAGGCCAAGGTCTGA
- a CDS encoding NADH-quinone oxidoreductase subunit D, which translates to MTEHNVRNFNINFGPQHPAAHGVLRLVLELDGEIVERVDPHIGLLHRGTEKLIEAKTYLQALPYFDRLDYVAPMNQEHAYCLAVEKLLGIQVPIRGQLIRVLYSEIGRILSHLLNVTTQAMDVGALTPPLWGFEEREKLMVFYERASGARMHAAYFRPGGVHQDLPQDLVEDIGRWCDEFPRALQDIHGLITDNRIFKQRNVDIGVVSLEDAWAWGFSGVMVRGSGAKWDLRKSQPYECYADLDFDIAIGKNGDCYDRYLIRMFEMEQSCKIMKQCVDRLLGDAKTGPVSSIDGKVVPPKRGEMKRSMEALIHHFKLYTEGFHVPEGEVYAAVEAPKGEFGVYLVSDGTNKPYRCKIRAPGYAHLQAMDFLCRGHQLADVSAVLGSLDIVFGEVDR; encoded by the coding sequence ATGACTGAACACAACGTCCGCAATTTCAATATCAATTTCGGACCGCAGCATCCTGCGGCGCACGGCGTTCTGCGTCTGGTCCTTGAGCTGGATGGTGAAATCGTCGAGCGCGTCGATCCCCATATTGGCCTGCTTCATCGCGGCACGGAAAAGCTGATCGAGGCCAAGACCTATCTTCAGGCCCTGCCGTATTTCGATCGCCTCGACTACGTTGCTCCGATGAATCAGGAGCATGCCTACTGTCTCGCGGTTGAGAAGTTGCTCGGCATCCAAGTCCCGATCCGCGGTCAGCTCATCCGTGTCCTCTATTCCGAAATCGGTCGTATCCTGTCGCATCTGCTGAACGTGACGACGCAGGCCATGGACGTCGGTGCGCTTACGCCTCCGCTTTGGGGTTTCGAAGAGCGCGAAAAGCTCATGGTGTTTTATGAGCGCGCTTCCGGTGCTCGCATGCATGCGGCCTATTTTCGTCCGGGTGGCGTGCACCAGGATCTTCCTCAGGATCTTGTCGAAGACATCGGTAGATGGTGTGACGAGTTCCCGCGTGCCCTTCAGGATATCCATGGCCTGATCACCGACAACCGCATTTTCAAGCAGCGCAACGTCGATATCGGTGTTGTTTCGCTGGAAGATGCCTGGGCATGGGGCTTCTCGGGCGTCATGGTTCGCGGTTCCGGCGCGAAGTGGGATCTTCGCAAGTCGCAGCCGTACGAATGTTACGCCGATCTCGATTTCGATATCGCAATCGGCAAGAACGGTGACTGTTACGATCGTTACTTGATCCGCATGTTCGAGATGGAGCAGTCCTGCAAGATCATGAAGCAGTGCGTCGACCGCCTGCTCGGCGATGCAAAGACCGGTCCCGTATCGTCTATCGACGGCAAGGTTGTTCCACCGAAGCGCGGTGAGATGAAGCGCTCCATGGAAGCGCTGATCCATCACTTCAAGCTCTACACCGAAGGTTTCCATGTGCCGGAAGGCGAGGTGTATGCCGCAGTAGAGGCCCCGAAGGGTGAGTTTGGCGTTTATCTGGTTTCTGACGGAACGAATAAGCCGTACCGCTGCAAGATCCGCGCTCCGGGCTATGCACATCTGCAGGCAATGGATTTCCTGTGCCGTGGACATCAGCTTGCTGACGTTTCCGCGGTGCTCGGATCACTCGATATCGTGTTTGGAGAGGTTGACCGCTGA
- the nuoF gene encoding NADH-quinone oxidoreductase subunit NuoF, producing MLKDQDRIFTNIYGLKDKSLKGAMSRGHWDGTKQIIEKGRDWIINEMKASGLRGRGGAGFPTGLKWSFMPKESDGRPHYLVVNADESEPGTCKDREILRNDPHTLIEGCVIAGFAMGAHTAYIYVRGEYMREREDLQKAIDECYDAGLLGANNKCGWDFDVYVHHGAGAYICGEETALLESLEGKKGQPRLKPPFPANMGLYGCPTTVNNVESIAVAPTILRRGASWFSAIGRPNNVGTKLFMVSGHVNKPCTFEEAMGLSFRELIERHCGGIRGGWDNLLAVIPGGASCPVVRGEDMADAIMDFDGMREVKSSFGTGGMIVMDKSTDIIKAIWRIAAFFKHESCGQCTPCREGTGWMMRVLERMVKGQAQKREIDMLFQVSKQIEGHTICALGDAAAWPIQGLIRNFRSDIEKRIDQYTANATSHGAVMEAAE from the coding sequence ATGTTGAAAGATCAGGATCGCATCTTTACCAACATTTACGGCCTCAAGGACAAGTCGCTGAAAGGCGCGATGAGCCGTGGCCACTGGGATGGTACGAAGCAGATCATTGAAAAAGGCCGCGACTGGATCATCAACGAGATGAAGGCGTCCGGTCTGCGTGGGCGCGGTGGCGCTGGCTTCCCGACCGGTCTGAAGTGGTCCTTCATGCCGAAGGAATCGGATGGCCGCCCTCATTATCTCGTGGTCAATGCTGACGAATCGGAGCCTGGTACCTGCAAGGATCGCGAGATCCTGCGCAATGACCCCCATACGTTGATCGAAGGCTGCGTGATTGCAGGCTTTGCGATGGGTGCTCATACCGCTTACATCTATGTGCGCGGTGAGTACATGCGTGAGCGCGAGGATCTGCAGAAGGCCATCGACGAATGCTACGATGCTGGCCTGCTCGGCGCCAACAACAAGTGTGGCTGGGATTTTGATGTCTACGTCCATCATGGCGCAGGCGCCTACATCTGCGGTGAAGAGACTGCACTTCTGGAAAGCCTTGAAGGCAAAAAGGGTCAGCCGCGCCTCAAGCCGCCGTTCCCGGCAAACATGGGTCTTTATGGCTGTCCGACGACGGTGAATAATGTCGAATCGATCGCCGTTGCCCCGACTATCCTTCGCCGTGGCGCTTCGTGGTTCTCGGCTATTGGTCGTCCCAACAATGTCGGCACAAAGCTGTTCATGGTTTCCGGCCACGTCAACAAGCCCTGCACCTTCGAGGAAGCCATGGGCCTATCCTTCCGTGAGCTGATCGAGCGCCATTGCGGCGGTATTCGCGGCGGCTGGGACAATTTGCTTGCTGTCATCCCCGGCGGTGCCTCGTGCCCGGTTGTCCGCGGCGAGGACATGGCCGATGCGATCATGGACTTTGACGGCATGCGCGAAGTGAAGTCGTCCTTCGGGACAGGCGGCATGATCGTGATGGATAAATCCACGGATATCATCAAGGCGATCTGGCGTATTGCTGCGTTCTTCAAACACGAAAGCTGCGGTCAGTGCACGCCTTGCCGGGAAGGCACCGGCTGGATGATGCGTGTTCTCGAGCGGATGGTGAAGGGGCAGGCGCAGAAGCGCGAGATCGATATGCTGTTCCAGGTGTCGAAGCAGATCGAGGGCCACACAATCTGTGCACTCGGCGATGCTGCGGCTTGGCCTATCCAGGGTCTGATCCGCAATTTCCGATCTGACATCGAGAAGCGGATCGATCAATACACGGCAAACGCTACCAGCCATGGCGCTGTCATGGAAGCTGCGGAGTAA
- a CDS encoding NADH-quinone oxidoreductase subunit A — MTELLSSYVPIAIFIGIALVIGLALLIAPFAVAYKAPDAEKLSAYECGFNAFDDARMKFDIRFYLVSILFIIFDLEVAFLFPWAVSFGEIGWFGFWSMMVFLGVLTIGFIYEWKKGALEWE; from the coding sequence ATGACTGAACTTCTCAGTTCCTATGTTCCGATCGCGATTTTTATTGGAATTGCCCTCGTGATCGGTCTGGCGCTTCTAATTGCTCCGTTCGCTGTTGCCTACAAGGCGCCGGATGCGGAAAAGCTGTCTGCCTACGAGTGCGGTTTCAATGCATTTGACGATGCCCGAATGAAGTTCGACATCCGATTCTATCTCGTGTCGATTCTGTTCATCATCTTTGACCTGGAAGTTGCTTTTCTGTTCCCTTGGGCTGTGTCCTTCGGAGAAATCGGCTGGTTTGGCTTCTGGTCCATGATGGTGTTCCTCGGCGTCCTGACCATCGGCTTTATCTATGAGTGGAAAAAAGGAGCGCTGGAATGGGAGTAG
- a CDS encoding NuoB/complex I 20 kDa subunit family protein — protein MGVVDNGTTLVAPQAKGIIDPRTGKPVGSDDAFFGEINNELADKGFLVTSTDELINWARTGSLMWMTFGLACCAVEMMQLSMPRYDVERFGFAPRASPRQSDVMIVAGTLTNKMAPALRKVYDQMPEPRYVISMGSCANGGGYYHYSYSVVRGCDRVVPVDIYVPGCPPTAEALLYGVLLLQKKIRRTGTIER, from the coding sequence ATGGGAGTAGTCGATAACGGCACCACCCTGGTTGCGCCACAGGCGAAGGGTATCATTGATCCCCGGACCGGCAAGCCGGTCGGAAGCGACGATGCATTCTTCGGCGAGATCAATAACGAACTTGCCGATAAGGGTTTTCTGGTCACTTCGACTGACGAGCTGATCAACTGGGCGCGCACCGGCTCCCTGATGTGGATGACGTTTGGTCTTGCGTGCTGCGCTGTGGAAATGATGCAGCTTTCAATGCCTCGCTATGATGTCGAGCGCTTTGGTTTCGCGCCTCGTGCGTCGCCTCGTCAGTCTGACGTGATGATTGTGGCGGGCACCCTGACGAACAAGATGGCGCCTGCTCTGCGCAAGGTTTACGACCAGATGCCTGAGCCACGTTACGTCATTTCCATGGGATCGTGCGCTAACGGTGGCGGCTACTACCATTATTCCTATTCGGTGGTCCGTGGCTGCGATCGCGTCGTACCTGTTGATATCTATGTTCCCGGCTGTCCCCCCACAGCGGAGGCGCTGCTGTACGGCGTGCTTCTGCTGCAGAAGAAGATACGCCGGACCGGAACGATCGAGCGCTAA